The following are encoded together in the Capsulimonas corticalis genome:
- a CDS encoding acetamidase/formamidase family protein, with product MTTYTIEPTRETLHGAFSRDFAPVLIIEPGDTVLYRTLDAAWNVEPRRSTNISERPRKFESRRTDGSDNGHCLCGPIAIRGARPGMTLEVGIQEVSVGAWGWTSATGWPHPVNQRLGLADGEEIMHLWALDGDNMTGRNQYGHEVKLRPFMGVMGMPPDEPGLHSTSPPRTTGGNLDCKELTAGSTLYLPIAVDGGLFSVGDGYAVQGDGEVCVTAIECPMERVTLTFNIRDDLRITTPRARTPEAFITLGLHEDLDEAGFHALEAMLEVMMEQYGLERRDALALASLVVDMRVTQIVNGVQGIHAVLPHNALIINPQ from the coding sequence ATGACCACATACACGATAGAACCAACGCGGGAAACTTTACACGGCGCGTTCTCGCGTGATTTTGCGCCCGTCCTGATCATTGAACCGGGCGATACGGTCCTGTACCGCACGCTGGATGCTGCCTGGAACGTGGAGCCACGACGTTCCACCAACATCAGCGAAAGGCCGCGCAAGTTTGAGTCGCGCCGCACAGACGGTTCTGACAATGGTCACTGTCTCTGCGGCCCTATTGCCATACGCGGCGCACGGCCCGGCATGACATTGGAAGTTGGAATCCAAGAGGTATCCGTCGGCGCATGGGGTTGGACTTCTGCGACCGGCTGGCCTCATCCGGTCAACCAGAGATTAGGTTTGGCCGACGGGGAAGAAATCATGCATCTTTGGGCGCTGGACGGAGACAACATGACCGGCCGCAACCAATATGGGCATGAAGTCAAACTCCGTCCCTTCATGGGCGTGATGGGGATGCCGCCCGATGAACCGGGGCTCCATTCCACTTCACCGCCCCGCACGACTGGCGGTAATCTGGACTGCAAGGAACTGACGGCGGGAAGCACTCTGTATTTGCCAATTGCCGTGGATGGTGGTTTGTTCTCTGTCGGGGACGGGTACGCGGTGCAAGGGGACGGGGAAGTGTGTGTCACGGCCATTGAGTGTCCAATGGAACGAGTCACACTCACGTTCAACATTCGGGACGATTTGCGGATAACGACGCCCCGTGCTCGCACTCCAGAGGCGTTCATTACCCTTGGTTTACATGAGGATTTAGATGAAGCGGGGTTCCACGCCTTAGAAGCGATGTTAGAAGTGATGATGGAACAGTATGGACTCGAACGGCGGGACGCGCTGGCGCTCGCGAGTCTGGTTGTTGACATGAGAGTGACCCAAATAGTAAATGGGGTGCAAGGGATACACGCGGTCTTGCCGCACAACGCTCTCATCATCAACCCGCAATAA
- a CDS encoding aminotransferase class I/II-fold pyridoxal phosphate-dependent enzyme, protein MARGRTSTCVSLTVHNIWLIAPPEATNAIRKVHDFLTVGAAAPLQEGAALALTFPDEYYARLTNLYREKRDFLANVLRETGFRVYDPHGAYYIMTDIAGLDWDNDIAFTHWLIEEHGVAVVPGSSFYRDPTLGRTKVRFCYCKKPETLETAARLLRGLRGR, encoded by the coding sequence GTGGCTCGGGGTAGAACTTCAACGTGCGTTTCTTTAACTGTACATAACATCTGGTTGATCGCGCCGCCCGAAGCCACCAACGCCATCCGCAAAGTCCACGACTTCCTCACCGTCGGCGCCGCCGCGCCCCTGCAAGAAGGCGCCGCCCTCGCCCTGACCTTCCCCGACGAGTACTACGCTCGCCTCACCAACCTCTACCGAGAAAAGCGCGACTTCCTGGCAAACGTCCTGCGCGAAACCGGCTTCCGCGTCTACGACCCGCACGGTGCCTACTACATCATGACCGACATCGCCGGCCTCGACTGGGACAACGACATCGCCTTCACCCACTGGCTGATCGAAGAACACGGCGTCGCCGTCGTCCCCGGCAGCAGCTTCTACCGCGATCCGACGCTCGGTCGTACTAAGGTGAGATTTTGTTATTGCAAGAAGCCGGAGACGCTGGAGACGGCCGCGAGGCTGCTGCGCGGCTTGCGGGGCAGATAA
- a CDS encoding ImmA/IrrE family metallo-endopeptidase, with protein MSKERPETRAAQLLDEYIDSRLSGRMAPKPDEFAARCPQTEREGLMEAIYGVENVVAYHCDDHISDKLLDDTLAKISQVLVRRRLVLRINELISTEWATMSSDFVHGAEKIIATLGPASWAPSKPFLGSAVMNRGSGLTVTSKALLYTNEANLKLLESTLEKKIGETIALMDDLSAPVDLSVLAQRLCLIVQNVPLDPLDGCLITNGEAGIILLNSSVLDERRRRFTFGHEIGHAVLHSGQALYKDSSSQLDDFDAGAEMQANVFSSLLLMPSALLPSNFGATLPSLAAADELCEEYEVSLLASLRRLVRASNWGCALVVSKLGAIQWTVRSPFFQAFIPKQLHPDSLASQLFANEEWPCQSKAEWPAEMWCEGIDDESTIVEESRRVSNEYVYTLLLLVWKD; from the coding sequence GTGAGTAAAGAACGTCCAGAGACACGAGCCGCACAGCTGCTTGACGAGTATATCGATAGTCGCCTTTCCGGACGGATGGCGCCAAAGCCCGATGAGTTTGCTGCTCGATGTCCTCAGACCGAACGTGAAGGGCTCATGGAGGCAATCTATGGTGTTGAGAATGTCGTAGCGTATCATTGCGACGATCATATCTCGGATAAGCTCCTGGATGACACACTTGCCAAGATTTCACAAGTGCTGGTAAGACGTCGATTAGTGCTCCGAATAAACGAACTTATTAGTACTGAGTGGGCGACGATGTCCTCAGATTTCGTCCATGGAGCCGAAAAGATAATCGCGACGCTCGGACCGGCATCCTGGGCGCCATCAAAACCTTTTTTAGGCAGTGCTGTGATGAACCGTGGATCTGGACTTACGGTAACATCGAAAGCATTGCTTTACACAAATGAGGCAAATTTAAAGCTTCTGGAAAGCACCTTAGAGAAAAAAATTGGTGAAACAATCGCCCTGATGGACGATCTTAGCGCTCCAGTAGATCTGAGCGTTCTTGCCCAGCGACTTTGCCTCATTGTTCAAAACGTTCCTCTCGACCCATTAGACGGCTGTCTTATAACCAATGGAGAAGCCGGGATCATATTGTTGAACTCATCTGTCTTAGATGAGCGCCGCCGGCGATTCACCTTCGGACATGAGATTGGGCATGCCGTGCTTCATTCCGGGCAGGCGCTCTACAAGGATAGTAGTAGCCAGCTTGACGACTTCGATGCTGGAGCCGAAATGCAGGCAAATGTGTTCAGCTCGTTGCTCTTGATGCCGTCTGCACTTCTGCCGAGTAACTTTGGCGCGACGCTTCCCTCGCTTGCGGCGGCGGATGAGCTCTGTGAGGAATATGAAGTCTCATTGCTTGCATCTCTTCGCCGGTTAGTAAGAGCATCGAATTGGGGATGTGCACTCGTTGTGTCGAAGTTGGGAGCCATACAATGGACGGTAAGATCTCCATTCTTTCAAGCCTTCATTCCAAAACAACTACATCCTGATTCATTGGCTTCCCAATTGTTTGCAAATGAAGAATGGCCATGTCAGTCGAAAGCTGAATGGCCAGCAGAGATGTGGTGTGAGGGTATAGACGATGAATCGACGATTGTGGAAGAAAGCCGGCGTGTGTCCAACGAGTATGTATACACTCTACTTTTACTTGTTTGGAAGGATTAG
- a CDS encoding RNA polymerase sigma factor → MRDADPDEAVVAQLREGLQPDREEFRILMGKVRGFICKDLTNIPLTVDEVLSGAMLRAVQKIDTFRGDSTFYTWLCGIARNVWREQVRADCRHRTDDIELQPEPSAEDDPQEEAYRRLVVDEVVSCLEEAEREFIHLRFWERLSVRECAERLAMTPADAESFQKRIMRKAYQRRRDEGV, encoded by the coding sequence ATGCGCGACGCCGATCCGGATGAAGCGGTCGTAGCTCAATTAAGGGAGGGACTCCAACCGGACCGGGAGGAGTTTCGCATCCTTATGGGCAAGGTGCGTGGGTTTATTTGCAAGGATCTGACGAATATTCCACTGACCGTTGACGAAGTGTTGTCTGGCGCAATGTTGCGCGCCGTACAGAAGATTGACACATTTCGTGGCGATAGTACGTTTTACACGTGGCTATGTGGTATAGCTCGAAATGTTTGGCGTGAGCAGGTACGGGCTGATTGTCGGCATCGCACTGACGATATTGAGCTACAGCCGGAGCCATCTGCGGAAGATGATCCGCAGGAAGAGGCGTATCGGCGTCTTGTAGTAGATGAGGTGGTGTCTTGTCTTGAGGAAGCCGAGCGTGAGTTCATTCATCTTCGATTTTGGGAGCGCCTATCAGTACGCGAATGTGCTGAGCGCCTTGCGATGACGCCAGCTGATGCGGAAAGCTTCCAAAAGCGGATAATGCGTAAAGCTTATCAGAGGCGCCGTGATGAAGGGGTATAG